Sequence from the Paenibacillus tundrae genome:
TGATGATCGTGATGATGACCGTAACAGAAACGGACGGTACTAATTCCTATGGTTCTGAGCATGGATGAAATCGTGAATGCGATCTGCCTTCACATGGCAGAACGTAAAGGTGTACGACCAACTGATGTTAACGTTGAATTGAGCTGGGAGGAAGACACAGGATACTCCGCTGAAGTCTGGATTCAAGGCCGAAGTCAATTTTTGGTTGAATCCAACATGATTGAAGCGATTCTGCGTTATCTCCACAGTGAATATAATATTCGAGCTTATCGTGAAGATATACGACTGGATCTTGATGAAGAGATTACAGCGATTGTAAATCAACACTAATTAAGCTTGAAGCACTAGTAAAACCGCCCCCCTTTGATCTAATCAAAGGGGGGCGGTTTTGTATTGCTGTCTTTTTTACTTCAACTTCACCAGGCTGTAGTTCTTCTTCCCTTTACGGATAATGATGAACTTCCCACCGATGGCATGCTCTGCAGAAACGTTAAATTCCAGCTCTGTTACTTTCTCACCGTTCATGGAGATTGCACCTTTGGTAATATCCTCACGCGCTTGACGTTTTGATGGCTCTAAACCAAGATCCACCAACCAGTCAACGATATTTTTAGCTTCGCCTTCCGTTTCAAAGGTAGGCATTTCTTTGAAGCCCTGCTCGATCTCATCTGCCGTCAAGGAACGAATATCTCCACTGAACAAGGCTGCTGTAATCCGTTTAGCCTGCTCCAGCATGTCCTCACCATGCACGAATCTCGTCATTTCTTCAGCGAGTGCCTTTTGTGCTTCACGTTTATGCGGCTCTGTCTCCACCTTTTGTGCCAAGGCCTCGATCTCCTCTTTACTCAAGAACGTGAAGTATTTCAAGTATTTCACGACATCACGATCATCCGTGTTCGCCCAGAACTGGTAGAACTCAAATGGTGTCGTTTTGTTCGGATCCAGCCAGATTGAACCACCTGCTGATTTACCGAATTTAGTGCCATCTGCTTTGAGCATGAGCGGAATCGTCAGACCGTACGCTTTAGCCTCAGAGCCTTCTTTTTTACGAATGAGATCAAGACCACTCGTAATGTTTCCCCATTGATCAGAGCCGCCGATCTGCAATTGTACGTCTTCATTCTTGTACAGGTGCAGGTAATCAAGTGATTGGAGAATCTGGTAGGAGAATTCAGTGAACGAAATTCCGTCCTCAAGTCTGCTCGCCACGACGTCTTTAGCAAGCATCGTATTGAGGTTGAAGTTTTTGCCGTAGTCACGTAAAAATTCAATGACATTGATCTGGTGTGTCCAGTCATAGTTATTTACCATGCGTACCTGATTGTCGCCTTCGGTCACAAAAAGCTTTTTCAACTGAGCTGTCAATGCATTCACATTGTCTTGAACTTGCTCCAATGTCTGCAAAGAACGCTCAGACTGACGTCCACTTGGATCACCAATCGTACCTGTCGCTCCGCCAATCAAAATGACTGGACGATGTCCTGCCTGCTGGAAACGCTTGAGCATCATAAAAGGAATCAAATGCCCGATATGCATACTGTCTCCTGTAGGATCGACACCACAGTACAAGGAGACCGACTTCGACC
This genomic interval carries:
- a CDS encoding YxcD family protein, encoding MVLSMDEIVNAICLHMAERKGVRPTDVNVELSWEEDTGYSAEVWIQGRSQFLVESNMIEAILRYLHSEYNIRAYREDIRLDLDEEITAIVNQH
- the tyrS gene encoding tyrosine--tRNA ligase; its protein translation is MNIIDELEWREAINQQTDEEGLRELIGSKSVSLYCGVDPTGDSMHIGHLIPFMMLKRFQQAGHRPVILIGGATGTIGDPSGRQSERSLQTLEQVQDNVNALTAQLKKLFVTEGDNQVRMVNNYDWTHQINVIEFLRDYGKNFNLNTMLAKDVVASRLEDGISFTEFSYQILQSLDYLHLYKNEDVQLQIGGSDQWGNITSGLDLIRKKEGSEAKAYGLTIPLMLKADGTKFGKSAGGSIWLDPNKTTPFEFYQFWANTDDRDVVKYLKYFTFLSKEEIEALAQKVETEPHKREAQKALAEEMTRFVHGEDMLEQAKRITAALFSGDIRSLTADEIEQGFKEMPTFETEGEAKNIVDWLVDLGLEPSKRQAREDITKGAISMNGEKVTELEFNVSAEHAIGGKFIIIRKGKKNYSLVKLK